The Listeria welshimeri serovar 6b str. SLCC5334 genome has a window encoding:
- the mntR gene encoding transcriptional regulator MntR: MPTPSMEDYIEKIYSLIETKGYARVSDIADELFVHPSSVTKMVQKLDKDEYLIYEKYRGLILTPKGTQMGKRLLERHALLESFLSIIGVDSSHIYHDVEGIEHHLSWNSIDRIGNVVQFFENHPDALEALKAMETTKPETNE, translated from the coding sequence ATGCCAACACCTAGTATGGAAGATTATATTGAAAAAATCTATTCCCTTATTGAAACGAAAGGTTATGCCCGGGTTTCGGATATTGCAGATGAACTATTTGTCCATCCTTCTTCTGTAACAAAGATGGTACAGAAACTGGATAAAGATGAATATTTAATTTACGAAAAATATCGTGGATTAATTTTGACACCAAAAGGAACACAAATGGGGAAAAGACTGCTAGAAAGACATGCATTACTAGAAAGTTTTTTGAGTATTATTGGCGTAGATTCGTCCCATATTTATCATGATGTGGAAGGTATTGAACACCATTTAAGTTGGAATTCGATTGACAGAATCGGGAATGTTGTTCAATTTTTTGAAAATCATCCGGATGCGCTTGAGGCGCTTAAGGCAATGGAGACGACGAAACCAGAAACAAATGAATAA
- the cspD gene encoding cold-shock protein CspD: protein MQNGKVKWFNNEKGYGFIESDGGEDIFVHFTAIQGDGYKSLEEGQAVTFEVVEGNRGAQAANVEKA from the coding sequence ATGCAAAATGGGAAAGTAAAATGGTTTAACAATGAAAAAGGTTACGGTTTTATCGAATCAGACGGCGGCGAAGATATTTTCGTTCACTTCACAGCGATCCAAGGTGACGGCTACAAATCTTTAGAAGAAGGCCAAGCGGTAACATTTGAAGTTGTCGAAGGTAATCGCGGCGCTCAGGCAGCTAATGTAGAAAAAGCCTAA
- a CDS encoding ribonuclease HI family protein translates to MEVFVDGASAGNPGPSGAGIVLKAEGIYEQFAVPLAVMTNHEAEFIAIKLGLEEALKTQATFIRLYSDSKVAIEAIHKRHAKNPLFKPHLEAILEMADSVELFFAEWRNVSQNKQADQLARQAIKKQKQTGIN, encoded by the coding sequence ATGGAAGTATTTGTTGATGGAGCAAGTGCTGGAAATCCTGGTCCAAGTGGTGCTGGAATTGTTTTAAAAGCAGAAGGTATTTATGAACAATTTGCCGTTCCACTTGCTGTTATGACAAATCATGAAGCCGAATTTATCGCTATTAAACTCGGACTAGAGGAAGCATTAAAAACACAAGCAACGTTCATTCGTTTGTACTCTGATTCGAAAGTTGCCATTGAAGCTATTCACAAACGGCACGCTAAAAACCCTTTATTCAAGCCTCATTTAGAAGCTATTTTAGAAATGGCAGATTCTGTAGAATTGTTTTTTGCTGAGTGGCGCAATGTAAGTCAAAATAAACAAGCCGACCAACTTGCGCGTCAAGCTATCAA